Proteins found in one Candidatus Manganitrophaceae bacterium genomic segment:
- a CDS encoding PEP-CTERM sorting domain-containing protein: protein MGIGINKTQKALLIAALVLGGTIATNAQVTVAVGGDEVGKNFNDASIPEFTFDFSGKGISGIASMELNLTMSYTDTNSQGSGPSNLSASLQSPNGTSVAVFATLTGNNQTTVNFTETAKFLDNGIELPANNATYDGSYAPSSLFSGFNSLSSENINGTWKLLLADSAAIGLDNGNVNSATSLTITAVPEPSAYAAMMGLGMLGFAAFRRFRAQSAA, encoded by the coding sequence ATGGGAATCGGTATTAACAAGACCCAAAAGGCACTTTTGATAGCCGCCCTCGTCCTAGGAGGAACTATAGCGACGAATGCGCAAGTCACGGTTGCGGTGGGCGGGGACGAGGTGGGCAAAAATTTTAACGATGCCAGTATACCGGAGTTCACCTTTGATTTTTCGGGAAAGGGAATCTCCGGAATTGCCTCAATGGAGTTGAATCTGACTATGAGTTATACAGATACAAATTCACAGGGGAGTGGACCTTCCAACTTGTCAGCCAGTCTGCAATCTCCCAATGGCACCAGTGTGGCGGTGTTTGCTACTCTTACCGGCAACAATCAAACAACAGTTAATTTTACTGAGACCGCCAAGTTTCTTGATAATGGAATCGAGTTGCCGGCAAACAATGCAACTTACGACGGGAGTTATGCCCCCAGTTCTCTCTTTAGCGGTTTTAATAGCTTGAGTTCAGAAAATATCAATGGCACTTGGAAGCTTCTATTGGCTGATTCAGCCGCCATTGGATTAGATAATGGGAATGTTAATTCAGCCACTTCTTTAACGATTACGGCGGTGCCTGAACCGTCTGCCTACGCGGCGATGATGGGATTGGGAATGCTGGGATTTGCCGCGTTCCGACGCTTCCGTGCACAGAGCGCTGCCTGA